CATTGAACCCGGTCGCGATGCTTGATCAAACCTTGGAAGCTGCCGACACCGACAAGGACGGCAAGTTGTCGGTCGATGAACTGGCGAATGTGAACGAACGGATGCGTCCGCGCCTGGACGGTGCCGATGTCAATAAAGATGGCTTCATTGACCGCACCGAATTGATGCCGATCATGGTCTCGGCCGTGCAACGCATCAAAGAGATGCAGGCCCAGAGAGGGATGACGGGAGGGGGCCAGTGAATTATGCGGCAAGGCTAGTGGACGTTCGCAAGGACTACGTCCTCAAGAGCGAAACAGTCCGAGCCTTGCGTGGTGTAACGTTCGACGTGCCCGAAGGGGACTACGTTGCGATCATGGGCCCGTCTGGTTCCGGCAAGAGCACGCTTCTTAACTTGCTCGGTTGTCTCGATAAGCCAACGGCTGGCAACTTCTTTCTTGGCGAAGACGATGTCTCGCGAATGAGCGACGACCAACTCTCGCACACGCGGGCTTCGCGCATCGGCTTCGTCTTTCAATCATACAACTTGATTCAACAATTGACGGTCGTCGAGAACATCGAAGTTCCACTCTATTACCAAGGCCGCGTGAATGCTGCGTCGCGCCGTCGCTGCCGCGAACTGGCCGACATGGTTGGGCTTGGCGAGCGCCTGGGGCATCGCCCTTCGCAACTCTCTGGTGGTCAACAGCAGCGGGTGGCCATCGCCCGCAGCCTGGTGAACGATCCGTACTTCATCCTGGCCGATGAAGCGACCGGCAACCTCGACAGCGTGACGACCGAAGAGATCTTGTATCTATTTCAACAACTGAACGATGCTGGCAAGACGATCATTTTGGTGACGCACGAAGACGAAGTATCGATGCACGCCAAGCGAATTATCCGCTTGCGGGATGGCGTGGTGCAGACCGACGTTCAAAACACCAAACGAGTCCTCGTCCGGGCTCGCAATTTGCCGCCGTCTTCCGATACCCAAATTGACCCTGCCCTAGTCGCTGCTGGTCCGACGCACGAATAGGTTGCTTTCGAACTATGTTTTTCCTTCGTACATTCCAGCTTGGACTCAAGAGCTTGCTGCTCCACCCGATGCGGTCGCTGTTGACCGTGCTCGGTATTTTTATCGGCGTGGCGAGCGTGATTTGGCTGTTGGCTATCGGCGAAGGGATCAGTCAGGAAGCCCAACGCCAGATCGAAGGGCTGGGTGCCGACAACATCATCGTCCGCAGTGTGAAGCCGCCCGCAGAGGCCACTGCCGGATTCTCGGGGCCGATTCCCTACGGTCTTAAACGAGATGACTTCGATAAGCTGAAACTGACGATTCCGACCCTCAAGTCGGCGCTCCCGATTCGGGAGGTCCGCCGCACCGCGAGCTTTAATGATCGCGAAGTCGATGGTCGCTTGGTCGGCTGCACGCCCGAGTACTTTGATGTGACTCGCCTGGAACTGGAGCGAGGCCGCTTGCTCACCGATTCCGATTTGGAAGCGGCGGGCAATTTCTGCGTACTGGCTTCCACGGTCGCCGATCGATTGTTTCCGTACGAAGATCCCATCGGTCGCCGGATCTACATGTCCGAGACGAAGGACTATTTCCAGGTTGTCGGCATTTTGAAATATCGCACGCCGACCGCGGCTATCGGCGGCTCGCTCGATGCCCAGGACTTTGGTTCCGATATCTACATTCCGATTTCGACGTTGCGTCAGCGCGTCGGCGACTTTGTCGTCACCCGCCGCGGCAGCCAGTTCAGCACCGAGATCGTCGAGCTGAATCAAATCACGCTGCGCATCGACTCGGTGAAGAACGTGCGCGAGACAGCCGATCTTGTTCGCGCCACGCTGGGGCTGAAAGATGACTCGCGCGCTGCCCGGCAAGCTGCGGAAAAAAAAGGTGGTCTGCAGTTACCCGGCGATGAAACCAACGAAGCGCCGACCCGGCCAGACGTCGCCCTGATCGTGCCGGAAGAGTTGCTGGAACAGGCCCGCGTCACTCGGCTGATGTTCATGCTCTTCATGGGCCTGATAGCCGCGATTTCGCTGTTGGTCGGCGGTATTGGCATTATGAATATCATGCTCGCCACAGTCACAGAGCGCACGCGTGAAATCGGCATTCGCCGCGCACTCGGTGCCACGCGCTCGCACATTGTCACTCAGTTTTTGGTTGAGACTGTTTCGCTGTCTGTCGTCGGCGGATTAACGGGCATCCTGGTGGGGCTACTCTGTCCGTTTGTAATCACCACCACGCGCGATCTGCTGGTGAAGTATGCGCCGAACCTGATGGCTGATGTGCCCGACGTGGTGCATCGCCTGGAGCCGCAGATTGTGCTCCTCTCGCTGCCGCTCGCCTTCGGCATTTCCGTTGTCGTCGGCGTCGTCTTTGGGATCTACCCTGCCTTCCGCGCTGCGCGCATGGATCCCATTGAAGCGTTGCGGCACGAGTAGGGAAGAGGCGAGGGACGGGAGGCGGGAGTGGAGGGAAAGTCAGAGGACGGAAGAACGTTGGAGACCGCCGGGAGATTTGTATTTCCCTAGCCTCTCGTCTCCCGCCTCTCGCGCCCTTCCCCTCCTCAGCCGTCAATCGAATCGGGATAGACCACGATTTCGATACGGCGATTCTTGGCCTGGCCAGCTGGTTCGCCATTGGAGGCCAGCGGATGATTCTCGCCCATGGCGAGAATCGAGAGTTGCCTTGCAGGCAGGTTGTTCTTCTGCACCATGTGCTGGAACACAAGCTGGGCCTGGGCATTGGTGAGCAGGTGGGCGTTCACCGTGTTGTCGGGTGAATTATCGGAGTGCCCTTCGATGATGATGCGTTGCCGCGAATAAGAGCGAGCGATGGCGCTGGCCACTTCATCCAGAATGCGGCTGGCCTCGGGTGTCATCTGGGCGCTGTTGGGAGTGAACAGTTTGTCGGCGGGAATCTCGATGCGTACGACGTCGCCATCTTGCTTTACGATCAAG
Above is a window of Anatilimnocola aggregata DNA encoding:
- a CDS encoding ABC transporter ATP-binding protein — protein: MNYAARLVDVRKDYVLKSETVRALRGVTFDVPEGDYVAIMGPSGSGKSTLLNLLGCLDKPTAGNFFLGEDDVSRMSDDQLSHTRASRIGFVFQSYNLIQQLTVVENIEVPLYYQGRVNAASRRRCRELADMVGLGERLGHRPSQLSGGQQQRVAIARSLVNDPYFILADEATGNLDSVTTEEILYLFQQLNDAGKTIILVTHEDEVSMHAKRIIRLRDGVVQTDVQNTKRVLVRARNLPPSSDTQIDPALVAAGPTHE
- a CDS encoding ABC transporter permease, giving the protein MFFLRTFQLGLKSLLLHPMRSLLTVLGIFIGVASVIWLLAIGEGISQEAQRQIEGLGADNIIVRSVKPPAEATAGFSGPIPYGLKRDDFDKLKLTIPTLKSALPIREVRRTASFNDREVDGRLVGCTPEYFDVTRLELERGRLLTDSDLEAAGNFCVLASTVADRLFPYEDPIGRRIYMSETKDYFQVVGILKYRTPTAAIGGSLDAQDFGSDIYIPISTLRQRVGDFVVTRRGSQFSTEIVELNQITLRIDSVKNVRETADLVRATLGLKDDSRAARQAAEKKGGLQLPGDETNEAPTRPDVALIVPEELLEQARVTRLMFMLFMGLIAAISLLVGGIGIMNIMLATVTERTREIGIRRALGATRSHIVTQFLVETVSLSVVGGLTGILVGLLCPFVITTTRDLLVKYAPNLMADVPDVVHRLEPQIVLLSLPLAFGISVVVGVVFGIYPAFRAARMDPIEALRHE